acataaatttgtttatcCATGCAAATACATCAAAATAAATGCtaacgaaagtgcaatccaaaggttgttgattataaaggaacaataatctcttctccaacgaaaagtaatcagagggagatacggtagactattttctaggtcattaccaatattcagtttcgaaaagtacatgactaaaggaacagtcaggaacaactctgaaagtaatcaaggggagattacgacatcagggggaggatccaaggatatgatgtcgacataatttacttcgaaattgaagctgtgttgtattatttttcccttcgatcgagaatagtttctcccaaaatattttgttactcgacaaggtttttagcgagacaatactaaaagcatcaggtatgttgaacgttgaagacataaagatcgcgttgatattattgaaaatatctgaatcaaagaaaggaaacacgatagtccgttaagcaacataacttccagaatcaacaacatgattctataaacatccaagtcaccaaagtaaagtgtgataaactctttttgactgcattagactaatgaaaattgtctaacATCAGgtggagcatctaatggtgtgttgaactcttttccttcactgaggttactttttcctacaaggttttgttgctcggcaaggtttttaatgagacaacaacaaacaccgggatgtaatttcccaactaaggctattgtctttcccataaggattttctgccttaggagttgtgaagcaactagtcaacttcaacggaacaaagtgatcatctgcaacagatcacctttacttgcatctgtcacgttgtactctttttccttcgtcaaggttttatcccactgggttttccttgccaagattttaatgaggcaacatatcagagtccaactatgttctaagtttgcttaatattgtactatttttctttagttttgtccctctgggtttccctgacgaagttttaacgatgCAATTAACCTAGagtcgtcgatctttgaagatcgtattgcatgtgatgaactacatataaaatatgagacaacatgtgaagagttataccaaggttttatcccattgggtttttccttgtcaaagttttagtaaggcaattgattACATCACAAGTCATCAgggagaggacgacatttgaagaactacattcgaagcactatatATGAAGCACTATATGTAaaattttgttattgaaccgcacaaggaggAGTGTTACAGGTCCTAcatcccatggatgtgcggtccatctagTTACCTAGTGTTTCCCCTTTATATatattgtatccatgtaacccTAAAAGAGTAATAAATGGAAACTCTCTTGCCTCTTTGTCTTCCCCACTACAACATTTATGATGTTTTTAACAGTGCAAAAAGGACAATTATTCTCCATCAAGAAGTCTTTGTTTCTTCTTCGAGTAACAAGCGTCTGCCTGTAATACATCATATTGGTGCAGGAAGTATTGAAAAATGCGAGCAATGTCCCTTAGGAAGATGTCTAAATGCTATTGAAAAATGCATTTGTAGACTCAGTTAAGTTGTATATTAGTGTAATTTGTTGTATGATTCTACCTCCGTTGCAGGAAAAATATACTTTCAGTACCACTCAAGATGTCAAGTTCTATCCACTCGAGTCAAGGTCTATCAGGTCCTACTTGAATGGGCTTTTTAATTTTGAGTCTGTCCATTAAGTTTTTTtccccaaaccctaaactaaacaGTCCTTAAAGAGAAGGGCAGAAGAACCCCTTTTCATTTCTCGAAGCTTCGCTCCTCGTCTCTACAACAAATCCCATTTCATTTTAAAACCCTTACTACTAAAATCTCTTCAGATCGTCATCTCTATTTCTTCCATTAATACTCTGTAGATCGTTTTGGTTTGAAATGAGGAACTTTAATAAGCTTACAGTAGATTTAATCTCCAACATCTTAACACGTTTACCAGCTGAAACAGTTCTAGACTGCAAGTTAGTCTCCAAATCCTGGAATAAAGTGATCAGTCATCAATCCTTTTCTCAATCTCACCTGAATCGTTGCCTCAACAATCTTGATTCTGCTGGTGCTTCTGATGGTAAGTTTACCTTCCTTTTTGTGAATAATAATCCACTTTATGCATACAGACAGTTTCATTACTTGGAATATGCTGAGAATTCATCTTCAGAGGAACAACCCTTTCATAGAATTACAAGAATGAAACTAAACCCTGCTCCATTTAAGCATTACAGTGTTACTGGTTGCTGTAATGGTTTAGTTTGTCTTAATGGGTGCTATGATAATGATGGGGAGAATTATGAACCTGTTTATATCTGTAATCCCATCACAAGAGAATGTGTGTTTCTACCTGAATTTGAGAGAACAGATGATCGTGGTGAACGATTGTTGACTGGATTCGGTTATGTTTCTAAGACGAACGAGTACAAGGTGGTTAGAATGTATGAATTGTTGAAAGAACCCGATTCTGTACATGTTGAGGTGTACACCCTTGGAAGTGGCAAGGGATGGAGGAACTTAGGGAAGAAATTCGACAAAGACCTGGATTCGTTTATTTCTATACGTGGCGGTGGCGTGGTTGGCAGTGGACTTGAATCTATTTGTTGGCAGCTGAAAACTGGCAAAGTTGTGATTTTCGAATTGTCTAGTGAAATGATTTACGAAATACCTACAAATTTTTACACTACTTGGGCTTATAAGCTTGGGGTTTTAGGAGGTTGTTTGTCGGGTACTTATTATGATAAAGAAACCGATACTTATGAGAtattgctgctgaagaagaagacagAAAATGGGCCATTCAAGTGGACTGAAGAGTTTAAGCTAAGCGGCATGGATGCTCATGAATGGCTTGCCCTCACGTCTAGGCGTGCACTTCTATGTTGCTCAAAGACAAAGGTCCTAGTTCACGACCTAaattctttatcttcaaaactgCTTGTGGATTTTGGCAAGGATAAACATATACATCAAGCAATCCCGCATATCAACACCTTGGTTTCATTAAGAGCATTAggagaagaaaatacaaaaacaatGGAAACAGCTGACATACCCAGAGAGGTACTTGAAGCATACAAGTCCCAATTTGAAAAACAGCAAATGGTAATATGTGTTCAGCAGTAGCAAGGAATATGTCGGTGCGTGCAGCAGTCGCAAGGAATATATCTGCACATGCCTACATTTTAATCTGGTAATTATACCTGTGAATGCTGGTGTTCTTACATAATTGCTATTTCATGTATAAGACTTTATTTTTGAGTTTCCACATTGGGGTTTAGCTGTCTTTCTTGGATAGTTGTGCTTCTCTTTCACTGTTTACTTTTATTAAATCTAAGTGTGATATGCTACGTATTTTGTATACTTTGATATGTGGTGATGGAGTTTTACAGTAGAGTAAGGTCACAACTTAGAGGCATACAGTACCATCGGCAGTTCCACACCTTACTCACTAGCAAATGATTTATAGGTTGTAGCTAGGCAGTAACATGCATCATATGACCCAACTCACCCAGGATGGCAGTACAGCACAACTCTGTTTTACATGATTATTAAGATATAGATATATGAGTTAGAGAATTTCAATCTCTGTAACTATCTAGATGATTTAGTTTCTACCCTGCTTTATCTGTGATTAAGTCAATTTTCCTTCTTTTAATAATGCTACATTTCCGTCTCCACGACAAGGCTCTATTCTAGCTAGGCTCCTTGGGCCATAGTAGTAGGAATTAAACAAATAATGTTTCTGTTGGCGAGGATTTTGGTATCTTTGTCTGAAAGGATGAGGGCATAAATAGCTGATACACCCACTTCACACTGCCATTATCAAACTGTATGTCTGCAGAAGCTGTATTTAGGTTCTTAGTATTGTTAATCCGGTAAATTCTTGTTATTAGTCGTACTGACATATGCTTACGAACTCAGTGCTTAAGTTACACTAGCATTCATCCAACATTCCCTGCTAGAGTATATCTCTCCTGAAATTACTTCTCTCCGTCTATATTCAGTTTTCCCTTTGGCTGTTTCTTTTTTCGAATATTTTGCTTCATTAGAATGGTTGCATCTGGTTCTGCATCATTACCAGCAACCAGTCAGGGGAATACCACCCTCCTTTGTATCTAAAACCATTCCACACACTGAGCTTTAGTGCAGTTGTCAGGATAGTTGTCTATTCTTTTGTAATTTAGTTTCATCAGATTTGTTTCATTTTAGGATATATATCTGGATCCCTTCCAAGCAGAATTGGATTTGGATTGAGTTCCATTGGTTGTTAGAGACTCCATCCCATCTTTTGCTCCCTTGAGGAAGTTAGTTGCCATTCTGTAAATGGTTCTTCATCCTTGAATGTTACCTGCAGTCCGATTATTCAGTCTAGTTTGTTTCTAAGATAAGGGGATTTAGTGCAGATTGTACTACCAGTTGTTGCAGAAACATTTGGTTACCAAGTGATGCTTAAGCCTGGCTCGGGTTTTAGTCGCATAAGGTTGAGTCAGGATCACAAATGTATCTGACTTCGTCTATCTCCCTGATTAACGATTATGGACTATGGAGCTAGTTTAAATCTTTCCCAAATGTGAGATGGACAACGTATTAAACAGATGATGTTTTGGGAGTAAATCTGCAGATTATTCTCGGCCCTGATCCTTAAGCCTTGGCATTGAGCGCACTCTCTCATTTTTTTGAGCTACACCAGAGCACAAATTTGCAGTACAGCTTTCTACGTCTGTATTAAGCATATTGTTTCTCCCTGAAATCTTCAGATTGTTCTATCAGCTCTTTGTTTAATGTTTAGTTATCTGGTAGAACTAAGTTTGGGCTTGATCATGGTTCAAAGTTTGAAGATCCTCCGGTCCGCAGATAAATTTCCAGGACTTGGAAGTTTCTGTGCTCTACTAATCAGCTTTTTGTTCTCCTTTCTGATGGTTTTGTTCTAGAACTTTATCAATTTTTGTATCTGTTCCTCCGTTACAGACTTGGCTATCATTCCCGGCTAGTGGGTTAACCATGACCGGCCCACCGTCTAAAAATCAAACACTGTCTAGATTAAACTAGAAGAATTTTGAATCCGTGCCAGAGTACAACAAGTGTTAACGAATCCTCGATCCTTTCTAATTTCtttggggtaatttgcgttaccttccCTGGCCAAGATCATAATTAGCGTTACCTCCCCTACAACAATAAAATTAGTGAAACCTCCTCTCGTTACGTTTTTCGTCCAAAACTGGTTATCTGAGTCAGCAGCTTTGTACAGGTGGACCATTCTTTACACGTGGACTTTGACTTTCTCAGCATACCCTCTCATATAAATCTGACACGTGTTGGAGAAAGTACTTTTTCATCCGACGGTTTTGCATCAGGTCAGACAATGGATGGCTTAGAATTGCCACCGTTTGGGTAGCCGCTTAGAATAGAACACGTACCCCTTCGTCTCTACAACTACCCCTTTACAGAGCGGGAACAGAcattagagagagagaaaaacaaagttcagcagtTTCAGAGAGAGAAAAACCCCAATTTTTCTGTGAGAAGAGAGTTTAGGGTTCGATcgaatagaagaagaaattgatcgaAATGAGAAGAACTGGGTACTATTTCTTTCTGTTTCACATGTTTTTCTAGGGTTTAATCGCGATGAATCAGAACCGGAGACGACGATTGTGAgtattttcctcttttttttcttctagggtttatgtTCTTTCAGTTCTGTTTTCGTTTGAATGATTCACTATTTGATTATGGGTTTGATGTTATGCATGTTGTTATTGGGTGTTTATCATTGTCCTCTGAATCGATTAAGCATATAAAAGTCCACGTGTCAGATTTATATGGGAGGGTATTCTGGGAAAGTCAAAGTCCACGTGTAAAGAATGGTCCACCTGTACAAAGCTGCTGACTCAGATAACCAGCTTTAGACGGAAAATGTAACGAGGGGAGGTTTCGCTAATTTTATTTATGTAGGGGAGGTAACACTAATTATGATCTTAgccaggggaggtaacgcaaattaccccaatTTCTTTTCAATCTCTTATTCTTTTCTGGGTAGAACTAGAAATCTGAATCCGTTGCATCACAAGTTATCCCAAACCCAAGCCTTATATATACCTCTGATGGCCTATGCTTAAGTCTTCACACACAATCTCTTTTCTCCTCCCGAATTACTATTTGATTATACTTGAGACAATTcagctttttcttttttcagtcatgggtatcaacatcaagtttttgttttctttggtgCTTTTAGTTGTTGCGGTTCCTTTAATGGGAAATGCTTTTGTTTGGAATGTTGGTGATGATGCTGGTTGGTCTCCACGGACTCAACTTAATTACACTCGATGGGCTACACCGTCTTTTCTAGTTAGTGATGACAGCCTTCGTTTTGTCTATGATCCCAACATTACTAATGTCttatgtgaacacataaatctcgaagccatccacgtgttcacaaacaatattcgcatacattctaattctgaaattatacgtcgtatatgtaaaggggatgattatatcgattcatcgattctaagccttcgggcttgtcattgtctagtcgaatattatcataaataatgttcatataaaggggtaaacagagaatcaaatgtaaatgtaaagcacatgacgttcaatgctgaatataaagtgctgaaatataaatgagataaagatttacgtggttcggcactaagccCTACATCTACGGGGCtagtgtttcactatgtattgaatgattacaaagatagtcaaatgactttagagtacacataggtctgcggaagtaggagGATCACTTACTCttgctatttctctctcctatattctcatatatttgctctggattggtcgaccccttctctcttagtggagaggggtatttatagggtaggaacgtgggtcctacttctgaggtgccgttataaccttatcttcttgtgcttgtgcccattacgcagaggtcttcggcatatgctgcggtctaagcttgaatacgaagggttatcctcgcttcttccacgagctgattgacacgtgtaaatCTCTTTGTGTATTTAATGCGgttagatggatgtctgctcgtgtcagacaagtgtctcttagtctggtcacatctgtgtcattcaaactctctctcagccgttgatctgggatcttccttaGGATTGGATGTACTAAAACCCAAGGTGTACTATgtggtgctcctctaagccatctgttggtgtattcccttgtgttctccttgtaacTTGGAAGATCTTATGCCatatgttggtgtattcccttgtgttctccttgtaaccaattgccagagaaaaaagtttatccattccggtgttgatagctttgttgtacatgtaggttctcaagaatttctttgcgagttgatcgtaggagttgatggaatcaggtggcaggttgtcaaaccaagacaaagccgatcccttcagacttgatccgtcatagcattcaaaagttgggacagggcacttcagcggaataagggtttttccaggcgatgagttaggggcgtggagttagcctatttcatcacctcttcaagccttcctccgccttgtctggcttttagcttcctgatctcagccatcatctcatcacgcagctcttccattgcacggtaatgtcccacgttctcgtgctcagttgagcgtttctttcttcgatcttcactgtcataataatctgagtcttcggcggcataatccggatcagatgcgctgcttcccctagcggcgtttgctaggatgattcttcggtctcgattagtctctggtgccttagaatttgcttcgtccagttgttggctggtcttcgtgctttgggcaatccgatATTTTAAGTCTTAGTTCtctctggccag
This is a stretch of genomic DNA from Papaver somniferum cultivar HN1 chromosome 1, ASM357369v1, whole genome shotgun sequence. It encodes these proteins:
- the LOC113295405 gene encoding F-box protein At2g23160-like; its protein translation is MRNFNKLTVDLISNILTRLPAETVLDCKLVSKSWNKVISHQSFSQSHLNRCLNNLDSAGASDGKFTFLFVNNNPLYAYRQFHYLEYAENSSSEEQPFHRITRMKLNPAPFKHYSVTGCCNGLVCLNGCYDNDGENYEPVYICNPITRECVFLPEFERTDDRGERLLTGFGYVSKTNEYKVVRMYELLKEPDSVHVEVYTLGSGKGWRNLGKKFDKDLDSFISIRGGGVVGSGLESICWQLKTGKVVIFELSSEMIYEIPTNFYTTWAYKLGVLGGCLSGTYYDKETDTYEILLLKKKTENGPFKWTEEFKLSGMDAHEWLALTSRRALLCCSKTKVLVHDLNSLSSKLLVDFGKDKHIHQAIPHINTLVSLRALGEENTKTMETADIPREVLEAYKSQFEKQQMVICVQQ